Genomic segment of Gloeocapsa sp. PCC 7428:
GAACTGAGCAAAAGACATCCCAGCTATTCCGGCTAATAATCCCGAAAAAATGCGTAGTAAAGCAATAAATCGCCCAAAGAAGACGGCTTTGGTTGCATTTTGACTGAATTTGTCCTTCAATTCTTCCAACCGCACTGCGGGGATGCGAAAAAAGCCAGCAACGCGAAGAATAAATTCCCAACCAGTATATCTGCCAATCCAATATCCACAAGTGCCACCAAGAACCGCGCCAAAAATGGCACTACCAAGCACAAACCAATAATTCAGTTCCTTGCTACCAGCTAGAAAACCTCCAATCAACGTTACGGTTTCTCCTGGAATGGGAATACCTAAGTTTTCTAGCAAGATCCCTATAAATATTGCCCAGTAGCCGTAATGATGCGCAAACTCCTGGATTTTCTCCAGTGATACAAACTCCAGAGACATTCCCGCAGCCTTTACAAAGTTTTACGTTTTCTCCATCTTGACGCGGTTTTGCTTAGGGTGTCAATTAAGGAAATACGATGAGCAATAAAATCTACCTTTTGTTGAGTTGCTCGTAAAGAGTAACGCAAAGGCTCAAACCTTTAATTATCTTTAAAATCTTTTATGTCCTAATACTACTTCACAAAAACTTTAAATAAGTGCCGCTGCCGCATAAAGATTCCGTAAAGCTCCCCAAAACTACTGAAATCATTTTGTACCAGTGTTTATAGTAGGGGGATTAAAACCTATGTCTGTAGAATTGTATTAAGTCAACAAGCATGAGCTATTGATGACGACATAAGCCAATACTGCCGATTATAGGGCGATAGTTGAAGTAATGTTACAAAAACAACAATCTATTTAGTGTTATCAGTGGCATACTTCTTTCATCTCATCATAAAAAGCAACTGCTTTTACATAAATAGGCGCAAGCATTCGTTTCATCTAAAGACTGCATCCGTATAAATAACAATCCATAGAATGGGTATTTTTACAAGTTGCTTTTCCAAAGGATGAAACTTTTTAATTTTTTGGATTCTGCGCTCAACTTCTTAACCACATAACGACAAGGTATATGAATATTACACACAAAAATGGTCACATGGTTGTACTTCATCCTCAAGGACGATTAGATTGTGACGGTAGTAAGCGCTTAGAGGCTCAATTGACACGCCTGATGGTACAGCGTCATTCACTATGGGTAATCAACTTATCGCAAGTTGACTTTATGGATAGTACTGGTTTAGTAGCTTTGATAACAGGACTGAAAGCAGCGCGTGAAAGCGGTTGCCGATTAGTGCTATGCCATTTACCGGAACCTGTCAAGTTAATTTTAGAACTTACTCAGCTTGATTCAGTGTTTGAAATTTGTGAAGACTACAACGCCGTTTTGACATTGACTCAAACTCCCGCTTTAGCTGCTTAGTTGCTTTATGCGAACATAAATGTCTGTATTTTGATTTGTGCGCAGCAGTTCAATTAGTGTAAACTATGAAATCAGCAACGTTAGTCAACTATCCCGAACACTAAGATCGTAATTATCACAATTGGCAGTGCAGCTAGTTTTTGCAGGAGAGAACGCTAACTTATAAACTTGCTAGTGCTGTACAACCGAAGCATAATCTCAATCGAACTCATATACTTTTTCACTAGTCCGTAGTACCAAACTATTTCTCAGGGGTGAAATAGTAGTTCTTAGCGATCGCGCATCTAAAAAATTTACGCTAAGCGCTGGTCACTGATATAAACAGATTTTGTTTTAGTGCAAATACCATGACCTCACCTTTATGGCTATGAAGGCATTATCCCGCTTTCAGCTTTCTACCTGGTGGGGCTTGAGCAGCGGGAGTAATGATGCTGTACCTAATCAGCTGCTAGCTGATTGCTGTTGCTTCTTCGGGAGATTCTTGGGAATCTTCGATTTCTGAGGATTCTTGCTTGATAGTTAGGTAGCGAATCACCTCATCACTCAATCGCATTGCGCGCTCTAGTTGAGCAATAACCGTTCCAGGGGCTTGGTAGTTCATTTGAACATAAACACCTTCACGGTGCCTAGCGATTTCGTAAGCAAGGCGACGTTTACCCCGATTTTGGATTTCAACTTGCGTTGCTCCTTGCTCTTGGAGCATATTTTGGTATCTTGTAACCGCTTGCTCGACCTGTTCTTCTGCGAGATCAGGACGCAAGATATACATTGTTTCGTAATTTGCCATGATAAAAGTTTTCCTTATGGACAACACG
This window contains:
- a CDS encoding DedA family protein, giving the protein MSLEFVSLEKIQEFAHHYGYWAIFIGILLENLGIPIPGETVTLIGGFLAGSKELNYWFVLGSAIFGAVLGGTCGYWIGRYTGWEFILRVAGFFRIPAVRLEELKDKFSQNATKAVFFGRFIALLRIFSGLLAGIAGMSFAQFFVYNLAGAAVWASVMVTLAFFVGQVVSLEQLVSWVGEFAILALVVAIAWIVVPLWWESRQVKKVASED
- a CDS encoding STAS domain-containing protein — protein: MNITHKNGHMVVLHPQGRLDCDGSKRLEAQLTRLMVQRHSLWVINLSQVDFMDSTGLVALITGLKAARESGCRLVLCHLPEPVKLILELTQLDSVFEICEDYNAVLTLTQTPALAA
- the rpsF gene encoding 30S ribosomal protein S6: MMANYETMYILRPDLAEEQVEQAVTRYQNMLQEQGATQVEIQNRGKRRLAYEIARHREGVYVQMNYQAPGTVIAQLERAMRLSDEVIRYLTIKQESSEIEDSQESPEEATAIS